CTATTATGGTGTTCAACATTCTGAAAGGGTTTTGTCCTAATCTAGGTCACCTCTTTGCTAAAAATCACAACAGACAAGCTTTTTGTGCCTCGTTACAACACTGATGTTCGAGCTCATGTCTTCTCagtgcgggtcattagcatttggaataatttaccaGAATCAGTTGTCTTGGTGAATTCTATTAATGCTTTTAAACAGCATCTCGACACTTCTTTTGGTCAAATTTTGTGTGATTTTCATTGACTTTGGGTTGTTGAGTATGACTTTGAattgtaaaattgtgtcctgtgctgtgctgtgtctccactcgggattgccaacctgactgcattgtcttgccacttgctcaagagtgttatggcagtggtttgtgtggtcttggtgatgccacattagccaaccatcagatcatctaaaggacaatctacttgctgtcttggttgtaggcgtcacctgattctagatggggttctccccatctaggtaagaaatGTAGGTAAGAAACCACAATAATGAAACCACCTCCAGAACATTGCCCTGGGCTACACCACTCATAACATCTGTCCAGTCAAAAACTACACCATTCTTCTATActcagtaatatatatatatatatatatatatatatatatatatatatatatatatatatatatatatatatatatatatatatatatatatatatatataaatatatatatatacacacacacacacacacacacactatatatacgATACCATAAGTAATACTGCCTCTAGAACATTACCCTGGGCTGCACCACTCATAACATCTGTCCAGTCAAAAACTGCACTATATTCAGTAAGATCATAAATATATACCACAAATAATGAGACTAAAACATTGCCCTGGGGTACTCCACTTGTCTTTCCCATCAAAAATTGTAACATTCACTTGTACTGTCTGCTTGATAGGTCTCAAATAAAGGAACAAGACTTCAGACAAAAGCCAGATTGGTGAGGATCATTGTGctggaacatcatcatcatttcatagacgcctgctcctaggagctgccACCAGGGgacggccacggcagaagagtttccaactgtaACGCATCACAGCAATGCTAGGGATGCTAACACAGGCCTCCCCACAGAGTAGCAGAGGGCAGAGGGCGGCGTGCGGCCCTGCATTGCATCAAATCAGCTGCCCCATCACGGCCATGCCCACGCCCGTCATTCTGGGCCAAGGAGAACCTCGGGTGGCAGGCAGCACAGCGGGGGAGGCGGCAGTGCCAGGCCAGGAGGaatgtaagggggaggaggaggagaggtgtattTTGGGATATCTGTTGCCttgtctctctgtccctccacttGTATGATCTTCTACAGTATCTCAGcttctttctagttttctcaTTGCTTTAGCTTTCCTTCTTGTGGTCTGCAGTGTGTTGGCTGCTGGAGTGGAAGCTCACAGTGtcagccttcctccctttctgcctgatttgtctctcataataataactgtaataagaaggaaaaggaggaggaaggggagctcaAGTTGGCTTGTAACACTTTTTGCTTCAGCTCTTGGAAATCAAACTAAACTAAACCATTTGTTTTACCACTATATGTTTACTATAAATAGTACATTCAAACCTCTGCAAAGTTGTGGTCAATTACTTGGTGTTCCTCTCACAACCCACGCCACAACTGGGCCACAATATTTGCTGATGTGTAGACTGACTGACATCTTGCAGGCTTTTAAGTTTAAATGTTCAAATAATACATGACATTATATCTCATGAAATCTTTATATAACATATGACATAATATAGCCCAAGAATTTATGTACGTATATACTGCATGAAATTACGTCTGCAGTTGGCGATGACATTTACCGTCTGGCGAGGGAGCAGccgtgggtggtggcagcaactcaTCGAGCGGCGTGGAGGAGGGAGCCGCCAGGGTGGACCACGCCTACAGCCTGCACGTCACCGCCCGCCATGCACTAAGGGCTGTGGGCGTGCATGACCGCCAACCAAGTAAGGGACATGTTTTTAAACGTATCCTATTTTTGTGCATATGTCCATTTTCCTTGTCCTTGTATATCATTGTGTGTTCTCATCCTGTCCCTGTGTGCCCTGAAGTAAATTCCTTCTGTCCCTGTAAATACTTCTCGTCATAAgaacattaggagtctgcaaggaACCACCACTGTGTGTCTCTGGgtatcctcccacacacacacacacacacacacacacacacacacacattgcaatccATCTGTGTAGATTATGAATACGAATGATTTAGCTGAAATGaacaatgaagaataaaaatgtatacaaatatttGGCCCATGAACAACTGTGCtcaactgtaaaaaaacaaaaatagatgataaaactctggaaaatattgaaaaacgaGGAAATTAACAGCCAGCCTATCTTCCAGCCTCTCATTCTTCTTACCGTTGTCAGAGCAGCGTCCAGCAGGCTTTTATGTTGATGCATTCactattccttttccctcctcctctctctcttctctttctcttcctgtctcccttctcctttcctttcctcctctttctcttcctttccctcctcctcttttcttcctatcccttctcttcctccttttcttcctcttcaaagcATATATATTAGGTAAGGAGTTTGAGgtggagatatagatagaaagagaaggagaagaagtaggagggggcaggaagagaaggaggagcaggggataggaagagaaagagatgtaggaagaggaagagggggagggtgttTGTAGTGCGAGCCAGTCCTTCAAAACCATTCTGTCCTAAATGTTGGCCCTGAAACATTGGTGTgtgctcattctcttttccttggtGAGAGCAGCGTCCAGCAGGCTTTTTTGTCGCTGCTAATGTGATTTTTGTCCattaagctgcctcccttgctgttgaAAGAAGCTTGTAGCGACTGCACTCTTCCCTCTGTACGTGCATTGTCTCCTATAGTAATGCCTTGATGAATGCTGCTTTCCCATTTCAGAGACTCAGCCCAGAGGAAGAGCCAGGCCAGCACCACCACAGGGACAGAGGACGATGAGGAGAGTGTTCCAACGCTGCTCCAACTCAAGGTTCATAGGCCACACGCTGAGCCCTGCCAAGATGTCCTGCCAGGTGGTCGGCCTCCACCCCTACACCTCCCACTGGTTCCTCCTGCTGCCCCACTACAAGGATGTGCCAAGTATGCCCTCCAGCCTGCAGTCCTTGGATGGTGAGTGCAGTAACGTGCCCCATGCCTCACCCACCCTTGCCTTCATGTCACCTGGCAATGCAACTCTGCCTCAGACTCCAGTAATTTATGTTCACCCACCCTGCTGCCAGCATTTGTTAGGATATAGGAACACACCAAtgctttttattccctttctcctcctcctcctcctttagatagtctatttcagagagacaccaacacaataacacgcagcaacggtatgaagttgaaggaaactgatgtaacacattggtgcgcaaaagtttttcaataatagagtcgtcgatcactggaatagactcccaccgtcagtagttagcgcacagagtatcaatagcttcaagtcttcattggataagtacttcagggatataagattatactgacccttcttcgcatgttttcagacagattgcagcaagacctcaacctaaatccatattattctctcccacaacctagattgcaagtagcgtaagttaacaaaagAGTAAagtaacagttaatgtccgcatgacagatggagtgaTGTTGGGGTGCAGTacggtgacaggttactggtgcttgCATAGTACctccggtaaaacgaggatcaagcctccacctcacccatcgtgagtattaggggggattctgggctgtcctgtgtaggccacttggCCTCTTCAAGTctgcctgtgtttctatgttcttatgttcttatgtaatgaagtcattttcccccacagcttaggttaccagtagtgtaagttaagggtagtaatttcctcttatttctctctttactataaaatttccatgtccctttcttccttaaaggtacatggtgttctcttctaactatttcctgcacgttgccggagggagaggtgggtgggaaggagccttcatcttttctgtcctgttctaccacacgtagattactagtagtagcggtagtaaactgacaccctcgccatagaccgataggtcttctagtgtctgttcttcctatgtattcctcctcttccccctcctcctcctgttttactACTCTCCattatcaatcagtcagccagcaccAAGCTTAACAAGGACAAAAGGCATATTTAAATGCATTTTTACCatgataaaaaagtataaaaatatagtggaaaattacagagttggcaatgattaaatcaaattgatttaatcaaatgattaaatcattgattttttttactaaaaaatcatgatttttttttttttaactaaaagtcttccataagttaaatgatgtgctccaaagatggtaaagtaaaacaacctattcatatgtattgattcatttattctcttcgaggtatatacccccccccaaaaaaaaaaaaaaataaataaataaataatcctaCATTGTTATATCCTCTtgctctaatgttgccaacttgccatatgttttttacttGGTAAAAAATCGGGCGCCTTCTAAGCATCAAAACTATTCCAAGGGTGTCAGGCCTATCAAAACGCCAAAAAGACTATCTTTTCACAGCATCCACCCAGCTGTATCTTATCAAGTGATAAAAAAGCTTACACTGCCTGGATGTTTTCAAATAATCAAAACACTAGATGGCTTCAAAGCATCAAAAATGGATAAAATCAAATCAATGCATCCAAAACTTCATATATTTCCAAAATGTCAAAAACATCTTCAGATCTTAGCAAAACATCGACACATTATGTTCAGGTCCAGCAGATGAAGCGCGAGGCAGCACAACAAGATACATATCAATATCAGTCTTTATTTCAAGtgacttttttttacaataaataaCCTAAGAACCATAAAATTGAGAGTGTCATTCTTCCCTCTGAAGACTGGGGGTTGCAATTAATCAGCAGCGTTCAAAACTAGAAATGAAGCAGCAGTATTTCATATCTTGCTGAGTGAATATTTCTAATCACTCCTGCACCTGGCCCCTGCAGATAGGACATGGATACCTCATGGTTTCTGTGACGCTGTTGCAGCCTACACAGACCTGTGCATTATTGCAAGGCCTGAAGCAGATCATTCTCTCTAGGGGTGCCAGACACACAGCGCAGGGACAATGATTCTGTTGCTGAGAAGGTTGATTTTCTTAGTCAACAGCAGCTTCATCAGCATCATCTGAATCGTATCTGTCTCGAGTGTGGGCCGCCTCTAGAAACTAAAGGTGCCTGTCCATCGTGTGGCCCACAGCTGAGATAAACTGCATATGAATATACTGTCCATTTCCATGGTGGATCTTACCCCGGATAATGGAGTAGTTGGCCGGCATCTTATTGATAGATGGCACTTTACATTTCTGTTAATTCCTCAGGCTGAAGTGCTCCTGGTGCTACAAGGTACAGACCCCGTTCTGATCTGTCAAGGGTATGACTGAGGCTTTCATTGATATTGCCTCGTGACCCCGAACAGAGTATCACTTGTTAGTTCGAGAATTTGGTTCCCAAGTTAGTCTCGATCATACTGTGTCACACCACTTTACTCGTTGATGTAGAAACATTTGCATtaatggtagttgtgatggtgtaccattgtcaggtagttgtgatggtgtaccattgtcaggtagttgtgatggtgtaccattgtcaggtagttgtgatggtgtaccattgtcaggtagttgtgatggtgtaccattgtcaaaGTCGTAATACCCATAGTGTCATCATGGACTAGACTTTTGATGCTTTGAtaactttgattttttttatgctcAGATGACTTTTAACAATTTGATGCTTTGATAACATCTGgatttattgatatattgatgCCTTCTCATTTTTGATGCATTGAAATGATATGAACTTGTTGCTACACTGATGGGATAAGGGTAAAAAGCTGTTTTTGACAAAATGGAAACATTGGAAAATTTGATGGATTTAGTTTTTTGCTGATTTGATGAAATGACAGGACCAGTTTTTGACACATTGATGCTCCCCCCaaaatcctcctcctttagtctttactaacttggcaggcaatgtatcataataataaccaaggttagcaaccaaacagtaacagaagtagatattcttctctgtggtaataatataatattctgtcatgaaaatgacaacttcaggcaactctatctgtcctaaacctgctcctgtaccaactacaaacaagtattgaacaagtatgtatctggatccttgactgtgctcagacttacaggccctaaacttaaacttaaagtaacctatggagactttcaaatcactcagcaggatatatatttataaaaaaaaataataataataaaaaaatctgaaaattaaaaaaaaaaaatcaatgattttttgatttctttgatttaaaaaaaaaaaaatcaccaaccctggaaAATTATTCtagctactccttctcctctaccccccAACACCCCACTGCATTAGAAAGCTGGACAGCATAACGATAGGCTTGATCAAGGTCATTCATTATGTTTGAGTGCCTGCAGTGGCCGGCCCTCACTACCAGTgcatgatggatgagtggaacagaactgGCAGCCATGAGGTGGGTGTCATAATGAGACTCCTTCAGGAAAACTAGAATTAATCCTTGGCAGAGAGGACTGGTGCCATTACTTACTAgaactatcaacagtggtgttccacagggctctgtcctatcacccactctgttcctgttattcatcaatgatctttccataacaaactgtcctgtccactcatacgctgatggctcaactctgcattattcaacttctttcaacagaagaccctctcaacaggaattacatgactccaggctggaggctgcagaacgcttaacctcagaccttgctatcatttctgattgggataaaaggaaccttgtgtccttcaatgcctcaaaaactcaatttctccgcctatcaactcgacacaatcttccaaacacctctcccatattcatcaataacactcagctgtcaccttcttcaacactaaatatcctcggtctatccttcacGACAAATCTCCCctcgaaacttcacatctctctcactaaatcagcttcctcaaggttgggcgttctgtacagtctccgccagttcttcttccccgcacagatgctttccatatataagagtcttgtccgccctcgtatggagtatgcatctcacgtgtgggggggctccactcacacagctcttctggacagaggggAGGCTAAGGAtctacgtctcatcagctctcctcctcttgttgatagtctttacctcttaaattccgccgccatgtttcaactctttctatcttctatcgaaattttcatgctgactgctcttcgaaacttgctaactgcatgcctccccccctcccacagccacgctgcacacgactttctactcaagctcgtccctatactgtccaaaccctttatgcaagagttaaccagtatctccattctttcatcccttcactggtaaactctggaacagccttccttcgtctgtatttcctcctgcctatgacttgacttctttcaagaagagagtatcaagacacttctccacccgaaattgacctctctattggcCACTCTAGACTTATTGCTGTATGAGCGgaacagttattttttttttttacatcttttgttgcccttgagttgctctctgtgctgtaaataaaaaaaatagaccatTAAATAATGAGAGTAAACTTATTTGCCCGGTTAATAttgatagaaaataatagaatacaaAAAATGGAGAATATATATAGTAAAGTCACAACCATAAGTATTGTATGGCCACGGGGACGCTCACATAACTCACGACTCATGTAACTCTTAGAATGGGAAGGGCAGCTACATGGAGGCTTACCCAAGTTGACCGTATGGGGTGCAGTCAGCGGGTGAGTGAAGAGACGCACCTTAAACATGCTCCTTGTTAGCAGTGGTGACTAGCTGTCAGCAAGCATGCAGGCAGGCCGTCACTGTTTTGCCACCCTCAGAATATACTGCAAGTGTTTGTGACAAGTATAATTATGGCTTGGCCAAAGACATAGTTGCCCCCTTTGTGTTACATGACTGTTGGTAATATTCCTTACAGTGTCTTGCCACCCTCAGAATATACTGCAAGTGTTTGTGACAAGTATAATTATGGACTGGCCAAAGACATAGCTGCCCCCTTTGTGTTACATGACTGTTGGTAATATTCCTCACAGTGTCTTGCCACCCTCAGAATGTGCTGCAAGTGTTTGTGGTTTAACTCTATCCTCTCCAAGGGAACTGGAGTACTCTAATGATGGTGATTATTACTGATGTCACTgcttaacttgtgtgtgtgtgtgtgtgtgtgtgtgtgtgtaaccaatatACATTTTTTGCTCTGCCAGTCACTAGGATTATCTTAGGTTGAATTTCTCATGTTGAAAGTCCGACATCATGTGTAACCAAGCCTAAAACGATTATCTGATCTAGAACTCCTCACATGAAAAGTCCAGCATGATGTGTAAGTCTGTGGCGCGCACCTTTCAGACCCTCCGCGTGCCGTGGATTAAGGCCAACCTTAACGTGTGCATATCTGGTGAGCTCTGGGACCACcctgccctccctcacccacagggATGAGCTTATCAAGGAGTGGGCGGTAAGGAGCCAGGCCTCACGTTGCCTCTCTTCCTGCCAAAGAGATAACAGGCTGAGGGTGCTGGAGAAagtgctcctactcctccttatgcAGTGCTTTTGTTATGTCACTGATTGATGTACTTTGTCTGCCCTTGGATAGGTAAAGAATCATTTAGATATGCAGCATTGCTGGCCTGCTTTTAATGAAGGCTGTTTTCATGCCTCTCTCTAGGCTCATGGGATGAGTTCATTGATgataaagaattaaataaaagctCAGAAGTGTTAGAGGAAGGTAGCTGGTGAAGATGCAGCTCTCCAACAGCCCAACATAACTGccacttttatcctcctccctgcAGAAACCCTCCACACTCTGACCTGTGTGTTGGCCCGCCATGTGTACGCCCTCGGCCTCAGCAGTCTGCCGCTGGAGCGCGTCGGTGAACGGCGACTCGTCAGGAGGGGCTTCACCAAGCGCTCCGGCCTGGATGTTAGTGCTGAGTGTTGCCTCCCAGATAGTGAAGTCGGTTAGTCTGAATTGGTCTTAGAAATCACTACGTTTACCTCAGTTTACTAAGGAGGAAATTACACTGAAATCTAGGCGTCCGGATTCTGATGTGCAGGGATTTGTAAGGGATGTGAGTGCctgagtgttgctgttggtgtcGTGGAAGTCCAGGAGTCTGAATTGGTCTGAAAATCCCAGTAAAATTTATTTTTGCTAACGGGGATTTTGTAAGCTGAAATATAGTTGTCCAAATTCTGAAATGCAGGAAATTCATAAAGTAACAAGTGCCAGAGTGCTGGTAGTGATTCAGTAACAGTCTGTCAGTACAAATTCCATTGCTCTGAAGAATCTTAATTTTATAACCTGAATTTACTGAGGTGGGAAGTTGTCAGCTGATGCAGGATTGCCCAAAGAGACATCCTacctaccatcctgtccttcatcccatcctaaaacacatcctagcaccctgtccttgaacccatcctaaaacacatcctagcaccctgtccttgaacccatcctagcaccctgtccttgaacccatcctaaaacacatcctagcaccctgtccttgaacccatcctaaaacacatcctagcaccctgtccttgaacccatcctaaaacacatcctagcaccctgtccttgaacccatcctaaaacacatcctagcaccctgtccttgaacccatcctaaaacacatcctagcaccctgtccttgaacccatcctaaaacacatcctagcaccctgtccttgaacccatcctaaaacacatcctagcaccctgtccttgaacccatcctaaaacacatcctagcaccctgtccttcaacccatcctaaaacacatcctagcaccctgtccttgaacccatcctttccttttgtctcatcaacaccagagagcagttcagcatgctctctaaagacagttcc
The sequence above is a segment of the Eriocheir sinensis breed Jianghai 21 unplaced genomic scaffold, ASM2467909v1 Scaffold8, whole genome shotgun sequence genome. Coding sequences within it:
- the LOC126994446 gene encoding uncharacterized protein LOC126994446, with the protein product MRRVFQRCSNSRFIGHTLSPAKMSCQVVGLHPYTSHWFLLLPHYKDVPSMPSSLQSLDETLHTLTCVLARHVYALGLSSLPLERVGERRLVRRGFTKRSGLDVSAECCLPDSEVAIT